The sequence below is a genomic window from Bos taurus isolate L1 Dominette 01449 registration number 42190680 breed Hereford chromosome 7, ARS-UCD2.0, whole genome shotgun sequence.
TGTGTCAGAAGAACTGGCTCTTTGATGGTGCTCTGAGACCATGGACAgattcttttatgttttatttgcaCACAACAAAAGGattgaaataaatacttttaacatTTCTATAATTTATAACAGAATTTTTCAAGTCTCAAAGGCTCCTGaaagcaatttaaataaatatgctaACATAAGATTATAATCATGTATAACAATGTAGAtgtcttttcatctttctcaGGGGGAATCTATTGATGACTCTACTCTTCAAAGCTTCTATAACATCCTTGTTTCTCAGACTATAGATGAGTGGGTTAAGCATAGGGGTAAGGATGGCGTTAAACATAAAAAGACATTGATTTAATTTGGGAGTCTTAGAAGACCCTGGTCTCATGTAGACCAATATGGCAGGGCCAAAGTAGAGGCTGACCACACAAaggtgggaggagcaggtggCCAGAGCTTTGTTCCTGCCCTCAGAGGAGTTCATGCGGAGGACAGCAAGAAAGATGAGGGTGTAGGAGGCCAGGATGAGACTTAGAGGGATGAGGACCACCAGAAAGCTTGAGACCACCACTGACTTCACATAGGCTGAAATGTCCTCACAAGTGAGCTTCAAGAGGGCCATGACCTCACACAAAAAATGCAGGATCTCTCGGGGGTGACAAATGGGAAAATGCATGGCATAGGCTGTATGAACCAGGGAAGTTATTGCTCCCCCTGTCCAGGACACAATGACCATCTTTTTGCAGGTGACATCGCTGATAATGATTGAGTAACAAAGTGGGTTACAGATGGCAATGTAGCGGTCATAGGACATGAGAGTTAGCAGGAGGCACTCAGCAATTCCCAGGGTTAAGCTGAAGAAGATCTGGGTTCCACAACCTACCTGTGATATGATTCTTTCTCCTGAGAAGAAGTTTGTGACCATTTTGGGGACAGAACTTGAGATCAAGGCCAAGTCAATGAGGGAGAGGTGGCTGAGCAGAAAGTACATGGGGGAGTGGAGTTGCAAATCTAGCCAGATGAGGAGAATGAGAACAACATTGCTCATAACAGCCACACAGTAGACCAAAAGGATAAGGTAGATAAGGATCACAAGGTGGCTGAACTCAGGCCAGAGCCCCAGGAGAATAAAATCTGTGGATATAGTCTTATTGTTTCTCTCCATGGATGAACATTATTGCCCAGGAAACAACTTTAAGAACACTGTTCCATCTGATGATGTGTTACTGCACAGCTCGTCTATTTTCCTTACTCCCAGGActcctttgaatatttttttgtaacttttttcctGTTGAGCTCTCTTCAGTATTATGCATAACTtctcaaaatatataattttcattaattatCTCATGGATTATTTAATAACCTAATGTTTACACAGTGTACCTACTGTTACAAACTATAACCACTAACACTAACCAAATAAGAACACAGATGCATTGAATGTGCTATCAATAACAAGTCAGTCAATTTGAtgacaattcttaaagagctaATTTAGTCATCACCTTGAGGCCCACACAGCTTCAACACAACAGTTATGatgattttacattttgaaaagtcaacattttcactcaATCTTATGaggtttcatgaaaaaaaaaaattcttttgaagaTGGGAAATAGAGCCTTGATAACCTgagtaaagaaaaacattttcagaattgAATGTGGTCTATGTTCACCTTTTCCTCTCATTTGGGGAACTTTCCCACTTCCCATGAGTCCTCCTTACTTTGATCCTGATtcaagctatggcaaacctagacagcatattaaagagccaagacatcactttgctgacaaaggtccatatagttaaagctataatttttccagtagtcatgtatggatgtgaggactggatcataaagaaggctgagcaccaaaactgatgcttttgaactgtggtgttggagaagactcttgagagtaccttggacagcaaagagatcaaaccagtcaatcctaaaggaaatcaaccctgaatattcatttaaaggaTTGATGCTGCCCCTTTgataaagctccaatacttaggccacctgatgtgaagagctgactcattggaaaagactccaatgctgggaaagattgagggcaggaggagaagtgggttacagaagatgagatgtttgaatggcttcatcgtctcaatggacatgagattgagaaaactctgggatttagtgaaggaaagggaagtctggtatgctgctgtccatgggttcacaaagagtcagataccactgagcgactgaacaatagcaacaagtaTCTCTTAAGTCAACTGAACTGGAACAGAATGACCAACTATATATAGCACCAGTATTTAGGGAAGAaccttaaaaatatgatttttgccAGTTTCACTAAGTCACCCTCCTCCTTGTAAACTTTGAAGCTATCATCAATGTAATTCCTGGTACTAGCTGATGTTGCACAAGGAGAAACACAAGGTCAAGATGAAAGAGATTGCTAGGATACCGCTtgtaagaaattatttattttaaaaggcaggATATCTTCTGTTTAGCAAAGTTTTGGTTGGGTTTATTAACTCTATAAGCAGAAAGATTATTGTGGACCAGTTAAAAGTATAACTTCTAGAAGATCAGTACCATGGTTTAGAGCTCCTGCTAAAAGACCACATTTACCTACCTGATATCCTTGGTCTAGGAGAATCGTCCTTCTGtgcctctcttctctcctttgtaAAACTGGACTAAAGCAAACCCACAACATAGGGGGGATATGCAGATTAAAAGTATCAATGAGTATAGATTTGAGGACATTGCCTGGGCAGCAGTGTTAAATGCATATAGTAGGCATAATTGAAGTTTACTTTGCACAAGAGGCAGAATCAGGCCTTCTGGTCCCTTATTACACACAGAGCTGTGTACACTGAGTAATACAGTTAATCAGAGTGATTCTGCTGTGTTTCTTGTAGGTTGACTGGTAAGGTGCATTGGACTGAGAGGATAttttgcaaagtgaaataagtcagaaaaagtcaaatactgtgctgctgctgctgctgagtcacttcagtcgtgtccgactctgtgcgaccccataggtggcagcccaccaggctccccgtccctgggattctccaggcaagaacactggagtgggttgctatttccttctccaatgcatgaaagtgagaagtgaaagtgaagtcactcagtcgtgtccgaccctcagcgaccccatggactacaggctaccaggctcctccgtccacgggattttccaggcaagagtactggaatggggtgccattgccttctccacaaatacTGTgctatatcacttatatgtgggatctaaaaaccAATGAACAGAGAGTAATAGATActgagaacaaacaggtggttgccagagtaTAGAGGGTTGAGGGGCAGAGAGAAATATGAGTCACAAACATGAAATATACAGAGAGGGGAGTATAGCCAACATCTAAATAATATCTTTGTGTGGTAATATTGCAACTAGACTTATCATagtgatcattttaaaaagtatagaaataaggacttccttggtggtccagtggttaagaatacatgctttcactgcaggtggcatgagtttgagccctggtcagggaacttagatcGCACATGCCAACAGCATGGCCAATAAAAATGTACATAGAAagactgaatcactatgttgtgtaccaGGAAAACATTGTATTGtaggtcagttatacttcaataacaatcaaatgaacaaaatcacagaaaaagatCATATTTGTGGTTACTAGGGCTGGTGGGATAGGAGCAGAGGAAATTGGCTGAAGATGGTCCTTTTGACTAAAAAGTACAAGCTTCTAGTAATAAGGTAAATAAACATTagagatataatgtacaacatgataaatataattaaactgCTGTATGTTAAATATGAAAGCTGTAACTAGaataaatcctgagttctcatcaaaagaaaatttttttgcatttctttaattttgtatctatatgagatgatgttcACTAAACTCACTGTTAATTATTTCATGATGTGTGTAAGTCAAATctttatgctgtacaccttaaacttatacagtgctgtatgtcaatatctcaataaaactagaagaaaaaataatgtaaaggACAGGAACTTATAACAGGTTTCTGAGTGCTGTATGGGAGGAAGTGTTGTGACTAAGCCACAGATTTGAGGCATGTTTTTAAAAACCCAGTGGATAGAGGGACAGCAATTCAGTTTTACTTGAACTAATAAATCATATTATCCACTTTCAAAGTCCCAGCTTAAATGTCCCCTCCTCTGTGGTCCTCCCAGTTAGCATCCACTGCTTCTCTGTCCTCTTTTATGTTCATCAGTTTATCACAGTGTATGTTGCAGTTTGCCTTAAGGCACAGTTATTTGTGGATAAATCTTTAACCCTGTAGATTGTTAGCCTTTTCAGAGGAGAGGTTctgcttttttcccttaaataaaatactttgaacTCCCAAGATTGCCTAGGCTTGTAAATTGAAGAAGCAGGTTATCAATAACCATGACAAGATGAATTTTGTTCCCATATTTTCTGCTTATAGCTTCTGAGAAGTTAATAATACAATATTTGATTCTTGCAGTTCCATGAAATCAAGTGTTCCAAAGTTACATACAGCTGCCTATTGAAAAATCACCTGTCCCCTCCTTCAGACTTATTAAATCATATTCTCCAAGTGCTTACAATAAGATAAGATTAAGATACAGAGATGTAATACAGTAATTGCATTATATAAACAAGGAAATGAAACTCATTGATTTTAATTGACTTGATTAAATTGACTCAAAGCTGTACAATATTTGCTAGTTCACATGGTAAGTCAGTCAAGTAAAACTTGAAAACTAGACATATCTTTCAACTGCATCCAGTATTTTATTGTAAGTTGTTTCCAGAACAACAAAAATGTCTCACTTCTTaatcattttttcccatttattacaGGGTATATCTAAGACTATACATTTTCATCAAGACATGTAGTCATCTACTAATAATCATGGTAAAGAAGATGAATTcaagatttatgtatttatagatttagaaattaatcccttattttttttaattttattttatttttaaactttacataattgtattagttttgccaaatatcaaaatgaatccgccacaggtatacatgtgttccccatcctgaaccctcctccctcctccctccccataccatccctctgggtcgtcccagtgcactagccccaagcatccagtatcgtgtatcgaacctggactggcaactcgtttcttacatgatattttacatgtttcatgaCTCATTTCACTGACTCATTTGTCATTCTTTCACTCTATACGTATCTATTGAGTCCAGTGTCTGTTCTAGACAAACTCTAGTAAATCCTCCCCTCTGGCTTAGTAAGCTTGAGGAAACAGAAAGAccattaatataataaaatatgagaTTGCATTAAATGGACAAATAAGTTTTCCATTTCAGAAAGGGCATTTCAAGTGTCAGGAGCACTATACATAATGaagcagaggaacaagaaatAGGATTAtagacaattttttttatttcagggcTCCAACTTtctgaggaaaagagagagaaagtgagatgTAATATTGAAAGTATCATGTCTATTTATGGAATCTAAGagtcacggtggagagttctgacaaaatgtagtccattggagaagggaacacaaaccacttcagtattcttgccttgagaaccccatgaacagtatgaaaaggcaaaaagatatgacatggAAAGATGAACTCTTCAGGTTTGTAGGTGCTTAATaggctactggagaagagcagagaaatagctccagaaagaaagaagaggccgAGCCTTTCTGGgcagaaacaatgcccagttgtggaagTGTCTGGTGGTGGAAAGtcaagtccgatgctgtaaagaacaatattgcataggaacctggaatgttaggtccatgaatcaaggcaaactggaagtggtcaaacaggagatggcaagagtgaacatcaacattttaggaatcagtatactaaaatggactggaatgggtggattatactgtgggcaagaatctcttaaaagaaaaggaatagtCATCTTAGTTAAcataagagtctgaaatgcagtatttgagtGCAAcgtcaaaaacagcagaatgatctcagttcatttccaaaacaaaccattcaatagcacagtaatccaagtctatgccccaaccactaatgccaaagaagctgaagttgaatagttctacaaagacttacaagacctagaagtaagaccaaaaaaaagatgtcctttcatcatagaggactggaatgcaaaagtgagaagtcaagagatacctggagtaacaggcaagtttgtccttggagtacaaaatgaagcagggcaaaagctaacagagttttgccaagagaacacactggtcatagcaaacaccctcttccaacaacacaagagacaacactacacatggatatcaccaaatgatcaataccaaaattgAATTGATTACGTTCTTTGCAGTCAaatatggaaaagctctatacagtcagcaacaagactggaagctgactgtggctcagataatgaactccttattgacaaattcagacttcaattgaagaaagtagggaaaaccactgtgCCATTCAGGCACAAtcaaatcaaaacccttatgattatacagtagaagtgacagatggattcaagagattagatctgatagagtgtctgaagaactatgaacagaggttcatgacattgtacaggaggcagtgatcaaaactatccccaagaaaaagaaatgcaaaaaggtaaaatggctgtctgaagagggcttacaaatagctgagaaaagaagagaagtgaaaggcaaaggtgagaagaaaagatatatccatctgaatgcagagttccaaaga
It includes:
- the OR2AV2 gene encoding olfactory receptor family 2 subfamily AV member 2 translates to MERNNKTISTDFILLGLWPEFSHLVILIYLILLVYCVAVMSNVVLILLIWLDLQLHSPMYFLLSHLSLIDLALISSSVPKMVTNFFSGERIISQVGCGTQIFFSLTLGIAECLLLTLMSYDRYIAICNPLCYSIIISDVTCKKMVIVSWTGGAITSLVHTAYAMHFPICHPREILHFLCEVMALLKLTCEDISAYVKSVVVSSFLVVLIPLSLILASYTLIFLAVLRMNSSEGRNKALATCSSHLCVVSLYFGPAILVYMRPGSSKTPKLNQCLFMFNAILTPMLNPLIYSLRNKDVIEALKSRVINRFPLRKMKRHLHCYT